From the Cervus elaphus chromosome 20, mCerEla1.1, whole genome shotgun sequence genome, one window contains:
- the RORC gene encoding nuclear receptor ROR-gamma isoform X3, with protein sequence MDRAPQRHHRASQGKGPCSLTELLAAKKTHTSQIEVIPCKICGDKSSGIHYGVITCEGCKGFFRRSQQCSVAYSCTRQQNCPIDRTSRNRCQHCRLQKCLALGMSRDAVKFGRMSKKQRDSLHAEVQKQLQQRQQQQREQAAKTPPRGAQGADPLACTLGLPDGQLPLGSSPDLPEASACPPSLLRAPGCGPSYSNSLAKAGLNGASYHLEYSPERGKAEGRENFYGTGSQLAPDRCGLHFEDPRRPGLGEPGRGLDSYFTPSFRSTPEVPYASLTETEHLVQNVCKSYRETCQLRVEDLLRQRSNIFSREEVAGYQRKSMWEMWGRCAHRLTEAIQYVVEFAKRLPGFMELCQNDQIVLLKAGAMEVVLVRMCRAYNADNDTVFFEGCSELISSIFDFARSLSALRFSEDEIALYTALVLINANRPGLQEKRKVEQLQCNLELAFHHHLCKTHRQGILAKLPPKGKLRSLCSQHVEKLQTFQHLHPIVVQAAFPPLYKELFSTEIESPEGLSK encoded by the exons CACAAATTGAAGTGATTCCTTGCAAAATCTGTGGGGATAAGTCATCTGGGATCCACTACGGGGTTATCACCTGTGAGGGGTGCAAG ggcTTCTTCCGCCGGAGCCAGCAGTGCAGCGTGGCCTACTCCTGCACGCGCCAGCAGAACTGCCCCATTGACCGCACGAGCCGCAACCGATGCCAGCACTGCCGCCTGCAGAAGTGCCTGGCCCTGGGCATGTCCCGAGACG CTGTCAAGTTTGGCCGCATGTCCAAGAAGCAAAGGGACAGCCTGCATGCAGAGGTGCAGAAACAGCTGCAGCAGCGGCAACAGCAGCAACGGGAACAAGCGGCCAAGACCCCTCCCAGGGGAGCCCAAGGAGCAGACCCCCTCGCCTGCACCTTGGGGCTCCCGGATGGGCAGCTACCCCTGGGCTCCTCGCCTGACCTACCAGAGGCATCAGCCTGTCCCCCCAGTCTCCTGAGAGCTCCAGGCTGCGGGCCCTCCTACTCCAACAGCCTGGCCAAGGCCGGGCTCAACGGGGCCTCATACCACCTGGAATACAGCCCTGAGCGGGGCAAGGCTGAGGGCAGAGAGAACTTCTATGGCACAGGCAGCCAACTGGCCCCGGACAGGTGTGGACTTCACTTTGAGGACCCCAGGCGTCCTGGGCTTGGGGAGCCAGGACGGGGCCTGGACAGCTACTTCACCCCCAGTTTCCGCAGCACCCCAGAGGTGCCTTATGCTTCCCTGACGGAGACTG AGCACCTGGTGCAGAATGTTTGCAAGTCCTACCGGGAGACGTGTCAGCTGCGGGTGGAGGACCTGCTCCGTCAGCGCTCCAACATCTTCTCgcgagaggaggtggctggctaCCAGAGGAAG TCGATGTGGGAGATGTGGGGACGCTGTGCCCACCGACTCACCGAGGCCATTCAGTATGTGGTGGAGTTCGCTAAGAGGCTCCCGGGCTTTATGGAGCTCTGCCAGAACGACCAGATCGTGCTACTCAAAGCAG GAGCCATGGAAGTGGTGCTGGTCAGGATGTGCCGGGCCTACAACGCTGACAACGACACAGTCTTTTTTGAAG GCTGCAGTGAACTCATCAGCTCCATCTTTGACTTCGCCCGCTCCCTGAGTGCCTTGCGCTTTTCAGAGGACGAGATCGCCCTCTACACAGCCCTCGTCCTCATCAATGCCA ACCGGCCAGGGCtccaagagaaaaggaaagtagAACAGCTGCAGTGCAATCTGGAGCTGGCCTTTCATCATCATCTCTGCAAGACTCATCGCCAAGGCATCCTGGCAAAG CTGCCACCCAAGGGGAAGCTGCGGAGCCTGTGTAGCCAGCATGTGGAAAAGCTGCAAACCTTCCAGCATCTCCACCCTATCGTGGTCCAAGCTGCTTTCCCTCCACTCTACAAGGAACTCTTCAGCACTGAAATCGAGTCACCCGAGGGACTGTCCAAGTGA
- the LINGO4 gene encoding leucine-rich repeat and immunoglobulin-like domain-containing nogo receptor-interacting protein 4, which translates to MQSARPAPELARGSQDAQETLWSCQPSHPWGSKPPPALPPLHGQPVVATAAALPGCFIYLFCTNRVAADSFSPGLKRERGKKKKKKEKCFLALLSTSVLAAGSRSSNSSGGPAGGQAGSEVHGEVRAEGQLEWDGPPALDRCSAQLDATLRLLWSKEGMAVATAPKQAWPPWPPVFFLLLLPAVGSSGTCPAVCDCTSHPQAVLCAHRRLEAVPGGLPRDTEFLDLSGNRLWGLQQGMLSRLGQLRELDLSYNQLSTLEPGAFHGLHSLLTLRLQGNRLRIMGPGVFSGLSALTLLDLRLNQIVLFLDGAFRELGSLQQLEVGDNHLVFVAPGAFAGLAKLSTLTLERCNLSTVPGPALARLPALGALRLRELDIGRLPAGALRGLGQLRELEIHHWPSLEALEPGSLGGLNLSSLAITHCNLSSVPFQALHHLSFLRVLDLSRNPISAIPARRLSSLVRLQELRLSGACLTSIAAHAFHGLTAFHLLDVADNALQTLEEAAFPSPDKLVTLRLSGNPLTCDCRLLWLLRLRRRLDFGSTPPACAGPQHVQGKSLREFSDILPPGHFTCRPALIRKSGPRWVMAEEGGHAVFSCSGDGDPAPTISWMRPQGARLGRAGRVRVLQDGTLEIRSVQLRDRGAYVCVVSNVAGNDSLRTWLEVIQVEPLNGTLSDPNITSPGIPGPFFLDGRGIAMVLAVGFLPFLTSVTLCFGLIALWSKGKGRVKHHMTFDFVAPRTSGDKNSGGNRVTAKLF; encoded by the exons ATGCAGAGTGCCCGGCCAGCCCCAGAGCTCGCCAGGGGGAGTCAGGATGCCCAAGAGACTCTATGGAGCTGCCAACCCTCCCACCCCTGGGGCTCCAAGCCTCCCCCTGCGCTCCCTCCCCTCCACGGCCAGCCTGTAGTGGCGACTGCTGCAGCCCTCCCtggttgctttatttatttattttgcaccaACAGGGTTGCTGCAGACTCATTCTCGCCcggtttaaaaagagagagaggaaaaaaaaaaaaaaaaaaggagaaatgcttTCTGGCTCTTCTGTCTACCTCGGTCTTGGCAGCAGGCAGCCGCAGCAGCAATAGCAGCGGCGGCCCGGCAGGCGGGCAGGCGGGGAGTGAGGTACACGGGGAGGTGCGGGCCGAGGGGCAGCTTGAATGGGACGGGCCCCCAGCCCTGGACAGATGCAGCGCCCAACTTGATGCCACCCTCCGGCTTCTCTG GAGCAAAGAGGGCATGGCTGTGGCCACAGCTCCAAAGCAAGCCTGGCCCCCATGGCCCCCCgtctttttcctgctcctcctgccggCGGTGGGGAGCAGCGGCACCTGCCCCGCTGTGTGTGACtgcacctcccacccccaggccgTGCTGTGTGCCCACCGGCGACTGGAGGCTGTCCCGGGGGGACTCCCACGAGACACCGAGTTCCTGGACCTGAGTGGGAACCGCCTGTGGGGGCTTCAGCAGGGAATGCTGTCCCGCCTGGGCCAGCTCCGGGAACTGGACCTGAGCTACAACCAGCTCTCCACCCTGGAGCCGGGGGCCTTCCATGGCCTGCACAGCCTGCTCACCCTGAGGCTGCAGGGCAACCGGCTGCGAATCATGGGGCCCGGGGTCTTCTCGGGCCTGTCTGCCCTCACACTGCTGGACCTTCGCCTCAACCAGATCGTCCTCTTCCTTGACGGCGCTTTCAGGGAGCTAGGCAGCCTCCAGCAGCTGGAGGTTGGGGACAACCACCTGGTGTTTGTGGCTCCGGGAGCCTTTGCCGGGTTGGCCAAGCTGAGCACCCTCACCCTGGAGCGCTGCAACCTCAGCACTGTGCCTGGCCCAGCCCTGGCACGTCTCCCGGCACTGGGGGCCCTGAGGCTCCGAGAATTGGACATCGGGCGGCTGCCAGCGGGAGCACTGCGGGGGCTGGGGCAGCTAAGGGAGCTGGAGATCCACCACTGGCCATCTCTGGAGGCTCTGGAGCCAGGGAGCCTGGGCGGGCTCAATCTCAGCAGCCTGGCCATCACCCACTGCAATCTGAGCTCGGTGCCCTTCCaagcactgcaccacctgagcTTCCTCAGGGTCTTGGATCTTTCTCGGAACCCCATCTCGGCCATCCCAGCACGGAGGCTCAGTTCCCTGGTGCGGCTCCAGGAGCTCCGGCTGTCGGGTGCCTGCCTCACCTCCATCGCGGCACACGCCTTCCACGGCTTGACAGCCTTCCACCTCCTGGATGTGGCAGACAACGCCCTTCAGACACTGGAGGAagcagccttcccttctccagacaaACTGGTCACCCTGAGGCTGTCAGGCAACCCCCTGACCTGTGACTGCCGCCTCCTCTGGCTGCTCCGGCTCCGCCGCCGCCTGGACTTTGGCTCTACCCCACCTGCCTGTGCTGGCCCCCAGCATGTCCAGGGGAAAAGCCTGAGGGAGTTTTCAGACATCCTACCTCCAGGGCACTTCACCTGCCGACCAGCCCTGATCCGAAAATCCGGGCCGCGCTGGGTCATGGCTGAGGAGGGGGGGCATGCTGTTTTCTCCTGCTCTGGAGATGGGGACCCAgcccccaccatctcctggatgAGGCCTCAGGGGGCTCGGCTGGGGAGGGCTGGGAGAGTGAGGGTCCTACAGGATGGGACGCTGGAGATCCGCTCTGTGCAGCTCCGGGATAGAGGGGCCTATGTCTGTGTGGTCAGCAACGTGGCAGGGAATGACTCCCTGAGGACCTGGCTGGAAGTGATCCAAGTTGAACCACTGAATGGCACTCTCTCTGACCCCAACATCACCTCACCAGGGATCCCAGGGCCTTTCTTTTTGGACGGCAGAGGCATAGCTATGGTGCTGGCAGTTGGCTTCCTCCCATTCCTCACTTCAGTGACCCTCTGCTTTGGCCTCATTGCCCTCTGGAGCAAAGGCAAAGGCCGGGTCAAACATCACATGACCTTCGACTTTGTGGCACCTCGGACCTCTGGGGATAAGAACTCTGGGGGTAACCGGGTCACTGCCAAGCTCTTCTGA
- the RORC gene encoding nuclear receptor ROR-gamma isoform X5 → MRTQIEVIPCKICGDKSSGIHYGVITCEGCKGFFRRSQQCSVAYSCTRQQNCPIDRTSRNRCQHCRLQKCLALGMSRDAVKFGRMSKKQRDSLHAEVQKQLQQRQQQQREQAAKTPPRGAQGADPLACTLGLPDGQLPLGSSPDLPEASACPPSLLRAPGCGPSYSNSLAKAGLNGASYHLEYSPERGKAEGRENFYGTGSQLAPDRCGLHFEDPRRPGLGEPGRGLDSYFTPSFRSTPEVPYASLTETEHLVQNVCKSYRETCQLRVEDLLRQRSNIFSREEVAGYQRKSMWEMWGRCAHRLTEAIQYVVEFAKRLPGFMELCQNDQIVLLKAGAMEVVLVRMCRAYNADNDTVFFEGKYGGVELFRALGCSELISSIFDFARSLSALRFSEDEIALYTALVLINANRPGLQEKRKVEQLQCNLELAFHHHLCKTHRQGILAKLPPKGKLRSLCSQHVEKLQTFQHLHPIVVQAAFPPLYKELFSTEIESPEGLSK, encoded by the exons CACAAATTGAAGTGATTCCTTGCAAAATCTGTGGGGATAAGTCATCTGGGATCCACTACGGGGTTATCACCTGTGAGGGGTGCAAG ggcTTCTTCCGCCGGAGCCAGCAGTGCAGCGTGGCCTACTCCTGCACGCGCCAGCAGAACTGCCCCATTGACCGCACGAGCCGCAACCGATGCCAGCACTGCCGCCTGCAGAAGTGCCTGGCCCTGGGCATGTCCCGAGACG CTGTCAAGTTTGGCCGCATGTCCAAGAAGCAAAGGGACAGCCTGCATGCAGAGGTGCAGAAACAGCTGCAGCAGCGGCAACAGCAGCAACGGGAACAAGCGGCCAAGACCCCTCCCAGGGGAGCCCAAGGAGCAGACCCCCTCGCCTGCACCTTGGGGCTCCCGGATGGGCAGCTACCCCTGGGCTCCTCGCCTGACCTACCAGAGGCATCAGCCTGTCCCCCCAGTCTCCTGAGAGCTCCAGGCTGCGGGCCCTCCTACTCCAACAGCCTGGCCAAGGCCGGGCTCAACGGGGCCTCATACCACCTGGAATACAGCCCTGAGCGGGGCAAGGCTGAGGGCAGAGAGAACTTCTATGGCACAGGCAGCCAACTGGCCCCGGACAGGTGTGGACTTCACTTTGAGGACCCCAGGCGTCCTGGGCTTGGGGAGCCAGGACGGGGCCTGGACAGCTACTTCACCCCCAGTTTCCGCAGCACCCCAGAGGTGCCTTATGCTTCCCTGACGGAGACTG AGCACCTGGTGCAGAATGTTTGCAAGTCCTACCGGGAGACGTGTCAGCTGCGGGTGGAGGACCTGCTCCGTCAGCGCTCCAACATCTTCTCgcgagaggaggtggctggctaCCAGAGGAAG TCGATGTGGGAGATGTGGGGACGCTGTGCCCACCGACTCACCGAGGCCATTCAGTATGTGGTGGAGTTCGCTAAGAGGCTCCCGGGCTTTATGGAGCTCTGCCAGAACGACCAGATCGTGCTACTCAAAGCAG GAGCCATGGAAGTGGTGCTGGTCAGGATGTGCCGGGCCTACAACGCTGACAACGACACAGTCTTTTTTGAAGGCAAATACGGTGGCGTGGAGCTGTTCCGAGCCttgg GCTGCAGTGAACTCATCAGCTCCATCTTTGACTTCGCCCGCTCCCTGAGTGCCTTGCGCTTTTCAGAGGACGAGATCGCCCTCTACACAGCCCTCGTCCTCATCAATGCCA ACCGGCCAGGGCtccaagagaaaaggaaagtagAACAGCTGCAGTGCAATCTGGAGCTGGCCTTTCATCATCATCTCTGCAAGACTCATCGCCAAGGCATCCTGGCAAAG CTGCCACCCAAGGGGAAGCTGCGGAGCCTGTGTAGCCAGCATGTGGAAAAGCTGCAAACCTTCCAGCATCTCCACCCTATCGTGGTCCAAGCTGCTTTCCCTCCACTCTACAAGGAACTCTTCAGCACTGAAATCGAGTCACCCGAGGGACTGTCCAAGTGA
- the RORC gene encoding nuclear receptor ROR-gamma isoform X1, translating to MDRAPQRHHRASQGKGPCSLTELLAAKKTHTSQIEVIPCKICGDKSSGIHYGVITCEGCKGFFRRSQQCSVAYSCTRQQNCPIDRTSRNRCQHCRLQKCLALGMSRDAVKFGRMSKKQRDSLHAEVQKQLQQRQQQQREQAAKTPPRGAQGADPLACTLGLPDGQLPLGSSPDLPEASACPPSLLRAPGCGPSYSNSLAKAGLNGASYHLEYSPERGKAEGRENFYGTGSQLAPDRCGLHFEDPRRPGLGEPGRGLDSYFTPSFRSTPEVPYASLTETEHLVQNVCKSYRETCQLRVEDLLRQRSNIFSREEVAGYQRKSMWEMWGRCAHRLTEAIQYVVEFAKRLPGFMELCQNDQIVLLKAGAMEVVLVRMCRAYNADNDTVFFEGKYGGVELFRALGCSELISSIFDFARSLSALRFSEDEIALYTALVLINANRPGLQEKRKVEQLQCNLELAFHHHLCKTHRQGILAKLPPKGKLRSLCSQHVEKLQTFQHLHPIVVQAAFPPLYKELFSTEIESPEGLSK from the exons CACAAATTGAAGTGATTCCTTGCAAAATCTGTGGGGATAAGTCATCTGGGATCCACTACGGGGTTATCACCTGTGAGGGGTGCAAG ggcTTCTTCCGCCGGAGCCAGCAGTGCAGCGTGGCCTACTCCTGCACGCGCCAGCAGAACTGCCCCATTGACCGCACGAGCCGCAACCGATGCCAGCACTGCCGCCTGCAGAAGTGCCTGGCCCTGGGCATGTCCCGAGACG CTGTCAAGTTTGGCCGCATGTCCAAGAAGCAAAGGGACAGCCTGCATGCAGAGGTGCAGAAACAGCTGCAGCAGCGGCAACAGCAGCAACGGGAACAAGCGGCCAAGACCCCTCCCAGGGGAGCCCAAGGAGCAGACCCCCTCGCCTGCACCTTGGGGCTCCCGGATGGGCAGCTACCCCTGGGCTCCTCGCCTGACCTACCAGAGGCATCAGCCTGTCCCCCCAGTCTCCTGAGAGCTCCAGGCTGCGGGCCCTCCTACTCCAACAGCCTGGCCAAGGCCGGGCTCAACGGGGCCTCATACCACCTGGAATACAGCCCTGAGCGGGGCAAGGCTGAGGGCAGAGAGAACTTCTATGGCACAGGCAGCCAACTGGCCCCGGACAGGTGTGGACTTCACTTTGAGGACCCCAGGCGTCCTGGGCTTGGGGAGCCAGGACGGGGCCTGGACAGCTACTTCACCCCCAGTTTCCGCAGCACCCCAGAGGTGCCTTATGCTTCCCTGACGGAGACTG AGCACCTGGTGCAGAATGTTTGCAAGTCCTACCGGGAGACGTGTCAGCTGCGGGTGGAGGACCTGCTCCGTCAGCGCTCCAACATCTTCTCgcgagaggaggtggctggctaCCAGAGGAAG TCGATGTGGGAGATGTGGGGACGCTGTGCCCACCGACTCACCGAGGCCATTCAGTATGTGGTGGAGTTCGCTAAGAGGCTCCCGGGCTTTATGGAGCTCTGCCAGAACGACCAGATCGTGCTACTCAAAGCAG GAGCCATGGAAGTGGTGCTGGTCAGGATGTGCCGGGCCTACAACGCTGACAACGACACAGTCTTTTTTGAAGGCAAATACGGTGGCGTGGAGCTGTTCCGAGCCttgg GCTGCAGTGAACTCATCAGCTCCATCTTTGACTTCGCCCGCTCCCTGAGTGCCTTGCGCTTTTCAGAGGACGAGATCGCCCTCTACACAGCCCTCGTCCTCATCAATGCCA ACCGGCCAGGGCtccaagagaaaaggaaagtagAACAGCTGCAGTGCAATCTGGAGCTGGCCTTTCATCATCATCTCTGCAAGACTCATCGCCAAGGCATCCTGGCAAAG CTGCCACCCAAGGGGAAGCTGCGGAGCCTGTGTAGCCAGCATGTGGAAAAGCTGCAAACCTTCCAGCATCTCCACCCTATCGTGGTCCAAGCTGCTTTCCCTCCACTCTACAAGGAACTCTTCAGCACTGAAATCGAGTCACCCGAGGGACTGTCCAAGTGA
- the RORC gene encoding nuclear receptor ROR-gamma isoform X2, with translation MDRAPQRHHRASQELLAAKKTHTSQIEVIPCKICGDKSSGIHYGVITCEGCKGFFRRSQQCSVAYSCTRQQNCPIDRTSRNRCQHCRLQKCLALGMSRDAVKFGRMSKKQRDSLHAEVQKQLQQRQQQQREQAAKTPPRGAQGADPLACTLGLPDGQLPLGSSPDLPEASACPPSLLRAPGCGPSYSNSLAKAGLNGASYHLEYSPERGKAEGRENFYGTGSQLAPDRCGLHFEDPRRPGLGEPGRGLDSYFTPSFRSTPEVPYASLTETEHLVQNVCKSYRETCQLRVEDLLRQRSNIFSREEVAGYQRKSMWEMWGRCAHRLTEAIQYVVEFAKRLPGFMELCQNDQIVLLKAGAMEVVLVRMCRAYNADNDTVFFEGKYGGVELFRALGCSELISSIFDFARSLSALRFSEDEIALYTALVLINANRPGLQEKRKVEQLQCNLELAFHHHLCKTHRQGILAKLPPKGKLRSLCSQHVEKLQTFQHLHPIVVQAAFPPLYKELFSTEIESPEGLSK, from the exons CACAAATTGAAGTGATTCCTTGCAAAATCTGTGGGGATAAGTCATCTGGGATCCACTACGGGGTTATCACCTGTGAGGGGTGCAAG ggcTTCTTCCGCCGGAGCCAGCAGTGCAGCGTGGCCTACTCCTGCACGCGCCAGCAGAACTGCCCCATTGACCGCACGAGCCGCAACCGATGCCAGCACTGCCGCCTGCAGAAGTGCCTGGCCCTGGGCATGTCCCGAGACG CTGTCAAGTTTGGCCGCATGTCCAAGAAGCAAAGGGACAGCCTGCATGCAGAGGTGCAGAAACAGCTGCAGCAGCGGCAACAGCAGCAACGGGAACAAGCGGCCAAGACCCCTCCCAGGGGAGCCCAAGGAGCAGACCCCCTCGCCTGCACCTTGGGGCTCCCGGATGGGCAGCTACCCCTGGGCTCCTCGCCTGACCTACCAGAGGCATCAGCCTGTCCCCCCAGTCTCCTGAGAGCTCCAGGCTGCGGGCCCTCCTACTCCAACAGCCTGGCCAAGGCCGGGCTCAACGGGGCCTCATACCACCTGGAATACAGCCCTGAGCGGGGCAAGGCTGAGGGCAGAGAGAACTTCTATGGCACAGGCAGCCAACTGGCCCCGGACAGGTGTGGACTTCACTTTGAGGACCCCAGGCGTCCTGGGCTTGGGGAGCCAGGACGGGGCCTGGACAGCTACTTCACCCCCAGTTTCCGCAGCACCCCAGAGGTGCCTTATGCTTCCCTGACGGAGACTG AGCACCTGGTGCAGAATGTTTGCAAGTCCTACCGGGAGACGTGTCAGCTGCGGGTGGAGGACCTGCTCCGTCAGCGCTCCAACATCTTCTCgcgagaggaggtggctggctaCCAGAGGAAG TCGATGTGGGAGATGTGGGGACGCTGTGCCCACCGACTCACCGAGGCCATTCAGTATGTGGTGGAGTTCGCTAAGAGGCTCCCGGGCTTTATGGAGCTCTGCCAGAACGACCAGATCGTGCTACTCAAAGCAG GAGCCATGGAAGTGGTGCTGGTCAGGATGTGCCGGGCCTACAACGCTGACAACGACACAGTCTTTTTTGAAGGCAAATACGGTGGCGTGGAGCTGTTCCGAGCCttgg GCTGCAGTGAACTCATCAGCTCCATCTTTGACTTCGCCCGCTCCCTGAGTGCCTTGCGCTTTTCAGAGGACGAGATCGCCCTCTACACAGCCCTCGTCCTCATCAATGCCA ACCGGCCAGGGCtccaagagaaaaggaaagtagAACAGCTGCAGTGCAATCTGGAGCTGGCCTTTCATCATCATCTCTGCAAGACTCATCGCCAAGGCATCCTGGCAAAG CTGCCACCCAAGGGGAAGCTGCGGAGCCTGTGTAGCCAGCATGTGGAAAAGCTGCAAACCTTCCAGCATCTCCACCCTATCGTGGTCCAAGCTGCTTTCCCTCCACTCTACAAGGAACTCTTCAGCACTGAAATCGAGTCACCCGAGGGACTGTCCAAGTGA
- the RORC gene encoding nuclear receptor ROR-gamma isoform X4, which yields MDRAPQRHHRASQELLAAKKTHTSQIEVIPCKICGDKSSGIHYGVITCEGCKGFFRRSQQCSVAYSCTRQQNCPIDRTSRNRCQHCRLQKCLALGMSRDAVKFGRMSKKQRDSLHAEVQKQLQQRQQQQREQAAKTPPRGAQGADPLACTLGLPDGQLPLGSSPDLPEASACPPSLLRAPGCGPSYSNSLAKAGLNGASYHLEYSPERGKAEGRENFYGTGSQLAPDRCGLHFEDPRRPGLGEPGRGLDSYFTPSFRSTPEVPYASLTETEHLVQNVCKSYRETCQLRVEDLLRQRSNIFSREEVAGYQRKSMWEMWGRCAHRLTEAIQYVVEFAKRLPGFMELCQNDQIVLLKAGAMEVVLVRMCRAYNADNDTVFFEGCSELISSIFDFARSLSALRFSEDEIALYTALVLINANRPGLQEKRKVEQLQCNLELAFHHHLCKTHRQGILAKLPPKGKLRSLCSQHVEKLQTFQHLHPIVVQAAFPPLYKELFSTEIESPEGLSK from the exons CACAAATTGAAGTGATTCCTTGCAAAATCTGTGGGGATAAGTCATCTGGGATCCACTACGGGGTTATCACCTGTGAGGGGTGCAAG ggcTTCTTCCGCCGGAGCCAGCAGTGCAGCGTGGCCTACTCCTGCACGCGCCAGCAGAACTGCCCCATTGACCGCACGAGCCGCAACCGATGCCAGCACTGCCGCCTGCAGAAGTGCCTGGCCCTGGGCATGTCCCGAGACG CTGTCAAGTTTGGCCGCATGTCCAAGAAGCAAAGGGACAGCCTGCATGCAGAGGTGCAGAAACAGCTGCAGCAGCGGCAACAGCAGCAACGGGAACAAGCGGCCAAGACCCCTCCCAGGGGAGCCCAAGGAGCAGACCCCCTCGCCTGCACCTTGGGGCTCCCGGATGGGCAGCTACCCCTGGGCTCCTCGCCTGACCTACCAGAGGCATCAGCCTGTCCCCCCAGTCTCCTGAGAGCTCCAGGCTGCGGGCCCTCCTACTCCAACAGCCTGGCCAAGGCCGGGCTCAACGGGGCCTCATACCACCTGGAATACAGCCCTGAGCGGGGCAAGGCTGAGGGCAGAGAGAACTTCTATGGCACAGGCAGCCAACTGGCCCCGGACAGGTGTGGACTTCACTTTGAGGACCCCAGGCGTCCTGGGCTTGGGGAGCCAGGACGGGGCCTGGACAGCTACTTCACCCCCAGTTTCCGCAGCACCCCAGAGGTGCCTTATGCTTCCCTGACGGAGACTG AGCACCTGGTGCAGAATGTTTGCAAGTCCTACCGGGAGACGTGTCAGCTGCGGGTGGAGGACCTGCTCCGTCAGCGCTCCAACATCTTCTCgcgagaggaggtggctggctaCCAGAGGAAG TCGATGTGGGAGATGTGGGGACGCTGTGCCCACCGACTCACCGAGGCCATTCAGTATGTGGTGGAGTTCGCTAAGAGGCTCCCGGGCTTTATGGAGCTCTGCCAGAACGACCAGATCGTGCTACTCAAAGCAG GAGCCATGGAAGTGGTGCTGGTCAGGATGTGCCGGGCCTACAACGCTGACAACGACACAGTCTTTTTTGAAG GCTGCAGTGAACTCATCAGCTCCATCTTTGACTTCGCCCGCTCCCTGAGTGCCTTGCGCTTTTCAGAGGACGAGATCGCCCTCTACACAGCCCTCGTCCTCATCAATGCCA ACCGGCCAGGGCtccaagagaaaaggaaagtagAACAGCTGCAGTGCAATCTGGAGCTGGCCTTTCATCATCATCTCTGCAAGACTCATCGCCAAGGCATCCTGGCAAAG CTGCCACCCAAGGGGAAGCTGCGGAGCCTGTGTAGCCAGCATGTGGAAAAGCTGCAAACCTTCCAGCATCTCCACCCTATCGTGGTCCAAGCTGCTTTCCCTCCACTCTACAAGGAACTCTTCAGCACTGAAATCGAGTCACCCGAGGGACTGTCCAAGTGA